The genomic region TGATTAGTTCGAGCACCGATCTAATTCTAAAATATTGGTTTTGATGCCAACTACCCTCACGTGAACAGAGTTTATGTTGTGCATCAATCTTTCTCCCCGAGCCATGTTTTGGGAAAGGAAACCAAGTGAAACTAATAACAAAACACCATAAACGCAGAAATGGATGTGAAACAATGATCAAGTTGAGTCCAACTAATGGATTAACTCTTTTAGAAATCTTGAGAATATTTAAATGTAATGGTATTTTCCACTGCATGTGCTGATGATTAGGACAGTCTTCAATACACAAACCCGGGTTAGTTTAGCTTGGGGAAGACTTTTAACATCGCTGAATACTGGAAGTAAAGTCTTTGTCAGACAGCACATGCACATGGAACATGGGACCATGTGACCTCTTCTCTTAAGCTGGTCGAGAAACAGAGAATCTTATTCCTTGCAATAACTTCTAATTACATAACTCCAGTGCTAACAATCATTGTTTCGGCTTCTACCTGCTTGCACTCATTCTCTCAATTCTCATCTCTACTCCCAACATATTCCTCTTCTCTCTTTTTACTTTACACTTAAGTGAAAGAAGTAATTATTAAGTATAGCATCAATTACAACTCAGACCATTTAACACTTCCCAAAGTTTCTTCTATGGACTGACTATGAACAAATTATGCACCACATAAGTAGCTACAAATTGAAACCTCCGCCTGATGATTGGATTGAATCATCCGAAAAAGCAAAGGAACAATTAGAAGATCCTTGAGAAACTACTGTTCTAGTAGGAGGTTGTGGTGATTGAGGCTGAGGGGCTGTTGAGGTTCCCTTTGATATGTCCCTCGAGGTCTCAACATGATGAATTTCTTTAAGCATTGCTACAACATCTTTCATCGTTGGACGATCGTCAGGCCGGGCACTGACACACAGGCATGATACAGCCAGTGTTTGTAGCATTTCATGCATAGCAGGGTCAGCCCTCCCTCTAAGCTTTGGATCCAGGATGTCAGATGGGTTCCGCTTGTTTGCTAAATGGTCCCGAACCCACTGAACCAAGTGTGCACCCCCTGGCAATGTTGGGTCCAATGGATGCCTTCCAGTTAGCACCTCTAAGAGGACTACTCCAAAACTGTATACATCACTTTTCTCTGTGATGCGTTGCATTGTTGCATGTTCTGAGAGTAGCCATGAAAGATTAGAACCATTAACGATTTATatgaatgaattaagaataacAAGTTGATTGAACCCTGATTAGGACAAAGGAAATAATACCTGGAGCCATGTACCCATAAGAACCTGCTAGGTGTGGTCTTGGACTTAATTTGGAAAATTTATCATCTTCATTGCTTTTAATAACACGAGCTAACCCAAAGTCAGCAAGGAAAGGCTCATAGCCAGCACCTAATAAGACATTCATAGCTTTCACATCCCCATGCAAGATTGCAGGCACACAGTCATGGTGCAAGTATGCAAGGGCATGTGCCACACCCAGCACAACATCGTATCTAGCTTCCCATTCAGCTCCTCCTTTTCCAGCACCATGAAGGAGTGAACTCAAGCTTCCATTTGGAAGATAATTGTAAAACAGCAGTTTCAGATTCCTGTTTGAACCCCAACCAAGAAGCCGAACAATGTTTCTGTGCCTGATTGAGCCAAGCGTCTCAATCTCAGAAGTGAATGCACCAGACTCTTCTGATGACCACATCTTCTTAATTGCTAAGGTTTCACCATTTGGAATTATTACCCTGTATACGACCCCAGAGCTCCCAGTGCCAATCACATTAGCTGAAGTTAAATTGTGGACGATATCATCAATTGATAAGTCGAGCTTCTGGTACAGGGTCACTTCCCAATTATCATCCTCCATGAGGCCATTGTTAGCAAACCGGGCACGAACTAACATGTAGATAGCCAGTAGTACAAGAACTGCACTGCCACTTATAAGGATAGACATAGCTAGCTTCACAGCTGGCCTAACATGCCTTGAATGTTCAATATCAGCTGAAGTTACAACACCATTTGAAATATAGAGGTCTTTGTTTGACTCAAGGTCACTCAATGGGAGCTTTCGGAAAAATGGGGAATTTGGAAGTTCACCAGAGAAGTCATTGAAGGAGACATTGAGAGACACAAGGTTTTGTAGGCTTGCGAGGTTATCTAACTTACCAGAGAATTTGTTGTGAGAGAGGTCAAGTACTGCTAGCTTAGTAAGACCAGAGAACTCAGAGGGAATTTCACCGGAAAACTGGTTGCAGCTAAGATTGAGAGAAATTTCAAGTGCTGGAATCTGGCCTAGTTCCTTTGGAATTTCACCAAAGAAACCATTGTCACCCAGGTTCAACAATTGGAGCTTACTGCAGGCCAATATCTCAGATGGAATCCTTCCAGAAAGTTGATTCCTTCCCAAATTAAGCTTGGTCAATTGAGTTAAGGACCCAATACCATGAGTCAAAGGACCTATAAGCCTGTTG from Gossypium arboreum isolate Shixiya-1 chromosome 1, ASM2569848v2, whole genome shotgun sequence harbors:
- the LOC108480653 gene encoding leucine-rich repeat receptor-like serine/threonine-protein kinase RGI4 → MPATPRNLLLSSNIFSFTLLLSINTLFFYRCYSIDEQGQALLTWKNSLNSSGDALKSWSSLDATPCRWFGIHCNSQGEVVEIRLKAIELQGSLPSNLQSLKSLKILVLSSTNLTGTIPKELGDQYELSYVDLSGNSLTGEIPLEICRLSKLETLSLNSNFLEGEVPSGIGNLSSLVYLTLYDNQLSGEIPKSIGELRKLQVFRAGGNKNLKGELPWEIGNCTSLVMFGLAETSISGSLPSSLGMLKRIQTIAIYTSLISGPIPEEIGNCSELQNLYLYQNSISGPIPSQVGQLSKLQGLLLWQNNLVGSIPDELGSCTELTMVDLSDNHLTGSIPRSIGKLLKLQELQLSVNQLSGTIPSEISNCIELTHLEIDNNAISGEIPVLIGNLKSLTLFFAWQNKLTGNIPDSLSQCQDLEAIDLSYNSLFGSIPKEIFGLRNLTKLLLLSNDLSGFIPPDIGNCTNLYRLRLNDNKLAGTVPSEIGKLKGLNFVDLSNNRLVGGIPPSINGIQNLEFLDLHSNGITGSLPDSLPTSLQYMDISDNRLIGPLTHGIGSLTQLTKLNLGRNQLSGRIPSEILACSKLQLLNLGDNGFFGEIPKELGQIPALEISLNLSCNQFSGEIPSEFSGLTKLAVLDLSHNKFSGKLDNLASLQNLVSLNVSFNDFSGELPNSPFFRKLPLSDLESNKDLYISNGVVTSADIEHSRHVRPAVKLAMSILISGSAVLVLLAIYMLVRARFANNGLMEDDNWEVTLYQKLDLSIDDIVHNLTSANVIGTGSSGVVYRVIIPNGETLAIKKMWSSEESGAFTSEIETLGSIRHRNIVRLLGWGSNRNLKLLFYNYLPNGSLSSLLHGAGKGGAEWEARYDVVLGVAHALAYLHHDCVPAILHGDVKAMNVLLGAGYEPFLADFGLARVIKSNEDDKFSKLSPRPHLAGSYGYMAPEHATMQRITEKSDVYSFGVVLLEVLTGRHPLDPTLPGGAHLVQWVRDHLANKRNPSDILDPKLRGRADPAMHEMLQTLAVSCLCVSARPDDRPTMKDVVAMLKEIHHVETSRDISKGTSTAPQPQSPQPPTRTVVSQGSSNCSFAFSDDSIQSSGGGFNL